Below is a genomic region from Streptomyces ferrugineus.
CCCTCCCCCCTCCCGCAGAAGCCGTACCCCTCCAGCGACAGCGGTATCAGCGCCGTGAACGCATCGTAGATCTGGGCGACGTCCACATCCTGTGGAGTGAAGTCGGCGTGCTTCCACAGCTGCCGGGCGGCGGTCCAGGCAGGCCCCGTGAGCGGGTCGTCGTTCCAGTAGTTGACCATGCCGTGGTGCTGGGCGGGCAGGCCCTGGGCGGCGGAGTGGACATAGACGGGGGCGTGCCGGCAGTCCCGCGCCCGCTCCCTGCTGACGACGACACAGGCCAACGCCCCGTCGGTCTCCAGGCAGTTGTCGAAGAGGCAGAGCGGCTCGCTGATCCACCGCGAGGTCATGTACATCTCGCGGGTCAGGGGACGGTCGTACATGAGCGCGTCCGGGTTCTGGTTGGCCCGGTTCCGGCAGGCGAGCGCGACGTTGAAGAGGTGATCCCGCGTCGCGCCGAACTCGTGCATGTACCGCCGGGCGAGCATGGCGATCTCGTCGACCGGCCGCAGCAGGCCGTACGGCCGGGTCCACTGGGCCGGGGTGGGGAGCTGGACGTTCGTGTTCCGCCAGGGCCGGGGCCCGCTGCCGCGCTTCCGCGACCGCCAGGCGACGCCGACCGACGCCTGCCCGGTGGCGATGGCGCCCGCGAGATGCGCGACGGTGGCACACGATCCGCCACCCCCGTAGCCCACCTTGCTGAAGAAGGTCAGGTCCCCGAACCCGACCGCCTTCGCCAGCTCGACCTCGTCGGTCTCCTCCATGGTGTAGCTGGCCAGTGCGTCGACCTCGTCCGGTGCTATCCCGGCATCGTCGAGCGCGGCGAGGACGGCCCGGCAGGCGAGGGTCCGCTCGTCCTCGTCGAGCCGCTTGGCGAAGGGTGTCTGTCCTATGCCGACGATCGCGGTGGCGTCCTTGAGTCCGGCCATGCGCACACCTCCACGCTGCTGAAGGGCTGCTGACAGGGCGTCAGAGTACAGCTAATCTGACGGGTAGTCAGCTACGGGTTGGGAGGAGGTGTGCCGTGCGCGGCGACTTGGAGTGGGGCAGCATTCCGGAACTCGTACGAACCGCGGCCGAGCGGTACGCGGACACCGAGGCGGTGGTGGAGGGCCGCGGCCGGATCTCGTACGCCGAACTGGGCGCCCGGGTCGAACGCTCGACGGCGGCCTGCCTGGCGAACGGCATCGCGCCGGGCGACCGGGTCGCCATCTGGGCGCCGAACACCCTCGACTGGATCGTGGCGGCGCTGGGCGCGGTGTCGGCGGGCGCGGTGCTCGTCCCGCTCAACACCCGCTTCAAGGGCGCGGAGGCGGCGGACGTGCTGCGCCGCAGCGGGACCCGGCTGCTGTTCGTCACCGGCACCTTCCTCGGCACGTCGTACGTGGCGTCGCTGCGCCGGGCGGTCGCGGAGGGCCCGGGCCTGCCGGAGCTGGAGCAGGTGGTGGTGCTGTCGGACGACGCCCCCGCGGACTACCGCACCTGGAAGGACTTCCTGGCGAGCGGCGACGCGGTGAGCGCGACGGAGGTGCGGGCGCGCGCCGAGGCCGTGGGCGGCTCCTGGCCGTCCGACATCGTCTTCACGTCCGGGACGACGGGCCGCCCGAAGGGCGCGGTGATCAGCCACGCCCAGACCCTGCGTGCCTACGAGATGTGGAGCGACCTGGCAGGCCTCCGCCACGGCGACCGCTACCTCATCGTGAACCCCTTCTTCCACACCTTCGGCTACAAGGCCGGGGTGATCGCCTGCCTGATGCGGGGAGCGACGATGATCCCGCAGCCGGTCTTCAACGTGAACACGGCCCTGGCGAACATCGCGGCGGAACGAGTCTCGGTCCTGCCCGGCCCCCCGACTCTCCACCAGTCCCTCCTGGACCACCCGGCGAGGAGTTCCCACGACCTCTCGGCGCTCCGGCTGGTGGTCACCGGCGCCGCGGTCGTGCCCTTGCGGCTGGTGGAACGCCTGCGCGGAGAACTCGGCGTGGAGACCGTCCTCACGGCGTACGGCCTCTCGGAGGCCAGCGGCATCGTCACGATGTGCCGCCGCGGCGACGACCCGTCCGTCATCGCCTCGACATCGGGCCGCGCCATCCCCGGCACCGAGATCCGCGTCGAGGCCCCGCCCGGCGAACCCGGCGAGGTCCTGGTCCGCGGCTTCAACGTCATGCGCGGCTACTACGAGGACGAGGCCGCCACAGCCGAGGTGCTCACACCGGACGGCTGGCTGCGGACCGGAGACGTGGGCGTGCTGGATGATGCGGGCAACCTGCGCATCACGGACCGCATCAAGGACATGTTCATCGTCGGCGGCTTCAACGCGTACCCGGCGGAGATAGAGCAGATGCTGGGCCTGCACCCCGACGTCGCCGACGTCGCGGTGATCGGCGTACCCGACCCGCGCCTCGGGGAGGCCGGCAAGGCGTTCGTGGTGCGCCGCCCCGGCTCGGTGCTGACCGGCGACGACCTGATCGTCTGGGCGCGGCGGGAGATGGCGAACTACAAGGTGCCGCGGGCGGTGGAGTTCGTGGCGGAACTGCCGCGGAACGCGAGCGGGAAGGTGGTCAAGGGGGAGCTGCGAGGGCGGCCCTGACGCACATTTCGGCCGCGGCGGCTCCCCTCCGCGCCGCCGCGGCCGATCCTCGCGAGATGAGGCTTACTTGTCGTTCAGGTCCAGGTGCGCGGGCCCGGCCGGCATGGCGTTGTTGAGCGTGGTGATCTTCTCGTCCGCGGTGGCCGGCTCGCTGGGCATGGCGTTGTTGAGCGTGGTGACCTGCTCGTCCGTCGTGGCGGGCTCGCTGGGCATCGCGTTGTTGTCCGGAGAGACGGTCGTGTCCTTCTGCTGCTCGCTCATGGGCTCATGCTCCTCTTCTTCGTCGATGAGTGAGGAACGCCCGTCCGGAAACTCCCCCGAGGATTGCCGGACGGGCGTTCGGAGCCGCACATTAATCGGTCGGGCTCCGGGTCCGACCGCCTGCCCCCCGACGCGACGGTCCGACGGGTATGAGACTGCCGGGCGGAGATAAACGAACGCTGAACGCCCGCGATCCCCAGGTCAGTGGCCCGAGATCCCCAGGTCAGGGGTCCGACTCCTAGGCCGCTGCGGTCGAGCTGAGCAGCGCGCGCACCTCTGCGGCCTCCACGGCGTCGTGCTGCTCGAAGAGGTTGAGAGCCTCGCGCCAGCACGCCCGGGCCCGGTCCGCCTGACCGAGCGCGGCGAGCGAACGCCCCAGGAGCGTCAGCACGTTGCCCTGCATCCGGTCACCCCCGATGCAGCCCAGCGCGAGAGCCTGCTCGGCGTGTTGCGCGGCCTGGGCCGGGCGGCGGTCGGCCGAGTGCACCTCGGCGATGCGGAAGTGGGTGACGCCCTCCCACAGCCGCTGCCGATGGTCGTTGAAGATGCCGAGGGCGTCGGAGAACCGGCTCAGCGCCTCGGCGTAGCGGCCCGCCCGGGTCAGGGCGACGCCCAGCGCGAAGTGCCCGTTGGCGAGGCGCACGGTCCGGCCGATCTCGGTGTGCACGGCGAGCCCGTGCTGCGCCATCTCCACGGCCCTGGCGATGTTGCCCATGCCCAGATGGGCCCGTGACAGGTTGCCCAGGACGGTGGCCTCGAAGGGCCGGTTCCCCGCCGCCCGCAGGCCTTCCAGGGCCTGGTCGAAGAAGACCTTGCTCTCGGCGAACCGGCTCTCGTGCAGGCAGATCAGTCCCCGGTTGTTGGCCACCCAGCTGACGGCGGTGGCGTCCTGCGCGCTCCCCGCCAGCTCCATGGCGACGCGGGCCTCCTGCTCGGCGGGCTGAATACGTCCGGAGACCAGCAGCACATCGCTGAGCACCGTACGCGCCCTGCCCTCCGCCCGCTCGTGGCCGGCGGCCCGGGTGGCCTCGCAGGTGGCCCTCGCGGTCATCTCGTACTGATGCGAGTTGGCCCCGGACTCGGTCAGGTCCTTCGCCGCCCAGAGCAGATCGACGGCCCGCCGCAGCCGCTCCGTCCCGGCCGCCTGCCGTACACAGGCCAGCAGTTGACCGGCCTCGGTGTACAGCCAGTCGAGGGCCTCCGTCCCCTCGGTGAAGCCCAGCCCCGGATAGCGGGTCGGCTCCAGGTCGTCGGTCAGCCGGTCCCCGGGGTGCTCGATCGCGTACACCCGCGCGGTCGTGGCCAGATAGAAGTCCAGCAACCGGGACAGCGCCGCGTCCCGCTCGCTCGGTGGCCACTCGTCCCGTTCCGCACAGGCACGCGCGTAGAGTCGCACCAGATCGTGGTACCGGTACCGGCCGGGCGCCGCCGATTCCAGGAGCGAGGTGTCGACGAGGGACTCCAGCAGGTCCTCCGTGTCCTCCGCCGGAAGGTCGAGCACCGCCGCGGCCGCCGCCAGTGAGATGTCCGGGCCGTCGGCCAGGCCCAGCAGGCGGAAGGCGCGCGCCTGGGCCGGCTCCAGGGCCCCATAGCCCAGCTCGAAGGTCGCCTTGACCGCGAGGTCGCCGGCCTGGAGCTCGTCCAGGCGCCGGCGTTCGTCCGCGAGCTTCTCCGCGAGGACCGAGACCGTCCAGGTGCGGCGGGCCGCGAGGCGGGACGCGGCGATGCGGATGGCCAGCGGCAGGAAGCCGCACGCCGCCACCACGTCCAGCGCGGCCTCGCGTTCCGACGCCACCCGTTCCTCGCCCACGATCTTCGTGAACAGCTGCAACGCCTCGTCCGGCGACATCACGTCCAGGTCGACCAGGTGGGCGCCCGCCAGGTCCACCATGCGGACGCGGGAGGTCACCAGCGCCGCGCAGCCGTCCGTGCCCGGCAGCAGCGGGCGTACCTGGGCCGCGTCCCTGGCGTTGTCCAGCAGGACCAGGACCCGGCGGCCGTCCAGCACCGAGCGGTACAGGGCCGAGCGTTCCTCCAGGGAGTCGGGGATCGCCGCGTCCGGTGTGCCGAGGGCCCGCAGGAAGGAGCCCAGGACCGTCTCCGGCTCCGCCGCGCGCGGGCCCGCGCCCTGGAGGTCGACGTAGAGCTGACCGTCGGGGAACGCCGAGCGCGCCTGGTGCGCCACGTGCACCGCGAGTGTCGTCTTGCCCACGCCGCCGATGCCGGCCAGCGCCGACACCGCCATCACCCGGCCCTCGGCCGAGGCGAGGACCTCGCTCAGCTCGGAGACGGAGGAGGCGCGGCCGGTGAAGTCCGGGACCGTGGCGGGGAGCTGGGCCGGGCGCACCGGGACCGCCGCCGGTTCGCCCGCCGGCGCCGACGGCTCCGCGAGGGCCGGGTCCGCCTGGAGGATGCGCCGCTGGAGCTCGCTCAGGCCCGGACGCGGGTCCACGCCCAGCTCGTCCGCCAGCAGGCGCCGGGTGTCCGCGTACACCGCCAGCGCCTCCGCCTGCCGGCCGCTGCGGTACAGCGCCAGCATCAGCAGCTCCCGCAGCCGCTCGCGCAGCGGATGCTCCGCGGTGAGCGCCGTCAGCTCCGAGACCGCCTCCGCGTGGCAGCCCTGCTCCAGGTCCATGTCGAGGCGGGATTCCAGCAGCTGCAGCCGCCACTCCTCCAGGCGGACCCGCTGGGCCTCCGCGTACGGCCCGGGGACGCCTGCCAGGACCTCGCCGTCCCACAGGGACAGCGCCCGCCCCAGCACGTCCCGCGCCTGGTGCAGATCCCCGGCGTTCCTCGCCTTCTCCGCCGCCGCCGCGAGCTCCTGCGCCGCCGCCAGGTCCAGCGCGCCCTCGGCCAGGCCCCGCACCGCGTAGCCGCCGGACTCGCTCACCAGGACCCCGGGGTCCAGGACCTTGCGCAGCCGGGAGGCGTACGTCCGCAGCGCGGCCAGCGCCTGCGAGGGCGGCTCCTCGCCCCACACGGCGTCGATCAGCTCCGCCGCGGTCGCCGTACGGCCCTCGCGCAGCAGCAGGGCCGCGAGCAGGGCGCGTTGCTGGGGGGAGCCGGTCGGGAGCTGTTCCTCGCCGCGCCACGCGCGTACCGGACCGAGTACGCCGAAGCGCAGCGCCGGCGGCTCCGCCGCGTCTGCCGAGGAGCCGGGCCGCCTCGGCTCCGGTACTCGCGGTACCCCGTCCATCGCCGTCCCCCTAGGACCCGTTTACATCTCCGCCAGTTTGCCTTGTTCATGGCAGATGCGTCAGCCG
It encodes:
- a CDS encoding lipid-transfer protein produces the protein MAGLKDATAIVGIGQTPFAKRLDEDERTLACRAVLAALDDAGIAPDEVDALASYTMEETDEVELAKAVGFGDLTFFSKVGYGGGGSCATVAHLAGAIATGQASVGVAWRSRKRGSGPRPWRNTNVQLPTPAQWTRPYGLLRPVDEIAMLARRYMHEFGATRDHLFNVALACRNRANQNPDALMYDRPLTREMYMTSRWISEPLCLFDNCLETDGALACVVVSRERARDCRHAPVYVHSAAQGLPAQHHGMVNYWNDDPLTGPAWTAARQLWKHADFTPQDVDVAQIYDAFTALIPLSLEGYGFCGRGEGGAFTEGGALEIGGRLPLNTSGGGLSEAYVHGFNLINEGVKQLRGTGTAQVPGAATCLVTAGEGVPTSALLLRS
- a CDS encoding FadD3 family acyl-CoA ligase, with amino-acid sequence MRGDLEWGSIPELVRTAAERYADTEAVVEGRGRISYAELGARVERSTAACLANGIAPGDRVAIWAPNTLDWIVAALGAVSAGAVLVPLNTRFKGAEAADVLRRSGTRLLFVTGTFLGTSYVASLRRAVAEGPGLPELEQVVVLSDDAPADYRTWKDFLASGDAVSATEVRARAEAVGGSWPSDIVFTSGTTGRPKGAVISHAQTLRAYEMWSDLAGLRHGDRYLIVNPFFHTFGYKAGVIACLMRGATMIPQPVFNVNTALANIAAERVSVLPGPPTLHQSLLDHPARSSHDLSALRLVVTGAAVVPLRLVERLRGELGVETVLTAYGLSEASGIVTMCRRGDDPSVIASTSGRAIPGTEIRVEAPPGEPGEVLVRGFNVMRGYYEDEAATAEVLTPDGWLRTGDVGVLDDAGNLRITDRIKDMFIVGGFNAYPAEIEQMLGLHPDVADVAVIGVPDPRLGEAGKAFVVRRPGSVLTGDDLIVWARREMANYKVPRAVEFVAELPRNASGKVVKGELRGRP
- a CDS encoding AfsR/SARP family transcriptional regulator; translation: MDGVPRVPEPRRPGSSADAAEPPALRFGVLGPVRAWRGEEQLPTGSPQQRALLAALLLREGRTATAAELIDAVWGEEPPSQALAALRTYASRLRKVLDPGVLVSESGGYAVRGLAEGALDLAAAQELAAAAEKARNAGDLHQARDVLGRALSLWDGEVLAGVPGPYAEAQRVRLEEWRLQLLESRLDMDLEQGCHAEAVSELTALTAEHPLRERLRELLMLALYRSGRQAEALAVYADTRRLLADELGVDPRPGLSELQRRILQADPALAEPSAPAGEPAAVPVRPAQLPATVPDFTGRASSVSELSEVLASAEGRVMAVSALAGIGGVGKTTLAVHVAHQARSAFPDGQLYVDLQGAGPRAAEPETVLGSFLRALGTPDAAIPDSLEERSALYRSVLDGRRVLVLLDNARDAAQVRPLLPGTDGCAALVTSRVRMVDLAGAHLVDLDVMSPDEALQLFTKIVGEERVASEREAALDVVAACGFLPLAIRIAASRLAARRTWTVSVLAEKLADERRRLDELQAGDLAVKATFELGYGALEPAQARAFRLLGLADGPDISLAAAAAVLDLPAEDTEDLLESLVDTSLLESAAPGRYRYHDLVRLYARACAERDEWPPSERDAALSRLLDFYLATTARVYAIEHPGDRLTDDLEPTRYPGLGFTEGTEALDWLYTEAGQLLACVRQAAGTERLRRAVDLLWAAKDLTESGANSHQYEMTARATCEATRAAGHERAEGRARTVLSDVLLVSGRIQPAEQEARVAMELAGSAQDATAVSWVANNRGLICLHESRFAESKVFFDQALEGLRAAGNRPFEATVLGNLSRAHLGMGNIARAVEMAQHGLAVHTEIGRTVRLANGHFALGVALTRAGRYAEALSRFSDALGIFNDHRQRLWEGVTHFRIAEVHSADRRPAQAAQHAEQALALGCIGGDRMQGNVLTLLGRSLAALGQADRARACWREALNLFEQHDAVEAAEVRALLSSTAAA